The following proteins come from a genomic window of Bacillota bacterium:
- a CDS encoding GNAT family N-acetyltransferase gives MPGTNQEFLAANRVDQALLRYYALFHPRELTRVCRLNGRTGRGLVVVANAGFNDVRLVTLASSDAAAARCLLYGCLEPANRYFFVAELRYARWLQRFLQHRSEETINVVAITDRSSFRPFPGPEPGPQRYRASRAGGLLPYFGYRYTRGGEPVSQAFVIWQSDRFAEIGVFTRDDVRGRGYARAVVSALTGELLDRGITPLYVYDPANVASHRVCVALGYYPAGREFSCYASLPPLTPCRRALL, from the coding sequence TTGCCGGGGACGAATCAGGAATTCCTGGCCGCCAACCGGGTTGACCAGGCACTGTTACGCTACTACGCCCTGTTTCACCCCCGGGAACTCACCCGGGTATGCCGCCTGAACGGGCGCACGGGAAGGGGCCTGGTGGTGGTGGCCAACGCCGGATTCAACGATGTCAGGCTGGTCACCCTGGCCAGTTCGGACGCCGCCGCCGCCCGCTGCCTGCTGTACGGCTGTCTGGAGCCGGCGAACCGCTACTTTTTTGTTGCCGAACTGCGGTATGCGCGCTGGCTGCAGCGTTTCCTGCAGCACCGGAGCGAAGAGACCATTAATGTGGTGGCCATCACCGACCGCTCCAGCTTCCGCCCCTTCCCGGGACCCGAGCCGGGCCCCCAGCGTTACCGGGCGAGCCGGGCGGGAGGACTTCTCCCCTATTTCGGCTATCGCTACACCAGGGGAGGCGAACCTGTCTCCCAGGCCTTCGTGATCTGGCAGTCGGACCGGTTTGCCGAGATCGGCGTCTTCACCAGGGACGATGTCCGGGGCCGCGGTTACGCACGCGCGGTGGTCTCTGCCCTCACCGGAGAACTCCTGGACCGCGGCATCACACCGCTGTATGTTTACGACCCTGCCAACGTGGCCTCGCACCGGGTCTGCGTCGCCCTGGGATATTACCCCGCGGGCAGGGAGTTCTCGTGCTACGCCAGCCTGCCACCCCTCACACCTTGCCGCCGTGCGCTCTTATGA
- a CDS encoding EamA family transporter produces MKKRSTRATGYTMAALAASLWGSLGILGTILGGYGLSPLQVATLRAGMAFLLLGLALALGGRQNFRVGAIDLAFYALYGLVSVAAFYVVYMMAIMRTGVGTAAMLLYTAPAYVVILAALLWGEPLTRTKWLSLVLAVAGCALVVGTPAPGREAPLTFEPVGVMAGLASGLTYALFTVFGHYSLARHSAWTTLFYALGWGSLFLALSCWYAAPYPRLPLRAWAWVLALAIGPTLLAYYLYLQALLRVEAGRASIVCTVEPLVACLLAFLILGETMTLLQGAGGLLLLTGVALIQRERTEDNALAGDESGIPGRQPG; encoded by the coding sequence ATGAAGAAGCGGAGCACCCGCGCCACCGGATACACCATGGCCGCCCTGGCTGCCTCCCTCTGGGGAAGCCTGGGGATACTGGGCACCATCCTGGGCGGTTACGGGTTGTCGCCCCTGCAGGTGGCGACCCTGCGGGCGGGAATGGCGTTCCTCCTGCTCGGCCTCGCTCTCGCCCTGGGAGGGCGCCAGAACTTCAGGGTCGGGGCGATCGACCTCGCGTTTTATGCACTGTACGGCCTGGTGAGCGTGGCTGCTTTCTACGTAGTGTATATGATGGCCATCATGCGCACCGGGGTGGGGACGGCGGCCATGCTGCTCTACACGGCACCGGCCTACGTGGTCATCCTGGCCGCCCTGCTCTGGGGCGAACCCCTGACCCGGACGAAATGGCTGTCTCTCGTCCTGGCCGTGGCCGGATGCGCCCTGGTGGTGGGAACGCCGGCTCCGGGACGGGAGGCACCCCTCACCTTCGAGCCCGTGGGGGTGATGGCCGGTCTGGCCTCCGGGCTCACGTACGCGCTCTTCACGGTGTTCGGCCATTATTCGCTGGCGCGCCACTCGGCCTGGACCACGCTGTTCTACGCCCTGGGGTGGGGCTCATTGTTCCTGGCCCTGTCATGCTGGTACGCAGCTCCCTACCCCCGCCTGCCCCTGCGGGCCTGGGCGTGGGTGCTGGCCCTCGCCATCGGTCCCACTCTCCTGGCCTACTACCTCTACCTGCAAGCCCTCCTGCGCGTGGAGGCGGGCCGGGCCAGCATCGTGTGCACGGTGGAGCCGCTGGTGGCATGCCTGCTCGCATTTCTCATCCTGGGGGAAACCATGACCCTGCTTCAGGGGGCAGGCGGTTTACTCCTGCTCACAGGCGTGGCCCTGATCCAGCGGGAAAGGACGGAGGACAACGCACTTGCCGGGGACGAATCAGGAATTCCTGGCCGCCAACCGGGTTGA
- a CDS encoding 2-hydroxyacyl-CoA dehydratase family protein, which yields MALLSPRARRDALRYALSHSWVLALARTWLTLSRRPETESYVTEAVRWGLGELADAAARRRPVVWCNVALPSEFVYGMGAIPVMPEMAAGFAAAWRGSQDLIVRADGQGFPSDLCSFHRCALGLALEGWLPRPDAVVATSLFCDGAKKFLQHCSRFFGVPYYLIDVPYEDGPDAVVRVTRRLQEVAAGLEAGGRGFDARHLPHTLELSNEARRHYLKVMRLRRHRPAPWRGSEALSYASAFFMAFGSRGGVHIYRALAQALAARLRSGRFAVPRERWRLLWLHFRPFYPGTLIPFLELEQGAVIAAEEMSYLWWDELDPSRPWESLARKMTSHFMWGSVQRRLEVMLHLARDYAVDGIVHYSHWGCRQSTGAVNLLRQESIRAGIPFLNLDGDCIDPRNGREEQARTRLEAFLESIPERRDSVAAGSGD from the coding sequence TTGGCCTTGCTATCCCCACGGGCCCGCAGGGACGCCCTGCGTTATGCCCTATCGCACTCCTGGGTTCTGGCCCTGGCCAGGACCTGGCTGACGCTGTCACGGCGGCCCGAGACGGAAAGCTACGTGACCGAAGCCGTGCGCTGGGGATTGGGCGAACTGGCCGACGCCGCCGCCCGCCGGCGGCCGGTGGTGTGGTGCAACGTGGCCCTGCCCAGCGAATTCGTGTACGGGATGGGAGCCATCCCCGTGATGCCCGAGATGGCCGCGGGATTCGCCGCCGCCTGGCGCGGTTCCCAGGACCTCATCGTACGGGCAGACGGCCAGGGCTTTCCCTCCGACCTGTGCAGCTTCCACCGCTGTGCCCTGGGCCTGGCGCTGGAAGGATGGCTCCCCCGCCCGGATGCCGTGGTGGCCACCTCCCTGTTCTGCGATGGCGCCAAGAAGTTCCTCCAGCACTGCAGCCGATTCTTCGGCGTGCCTTACTACCTCATCGACGTGCCCTACGAGGACGGGCCGGATGCCGTGGTCCGGGTGACACGCCGCCTGCAGGAGGTGGCAGCCGGCCTGGAAGCGGGCGGGCGGGGATTTGACGCCCGTCACCTTCCCCATACCCTGGAATTGTCGAATGAGGCCCGGCGGCATTACCTGAAGGTGATGCGTCTCCGGCGCCACCGCCCCGCCCCCTGGCGGGGTAGCGAGGCGCTCTCCTACGCTTCGGCGTTCTTCATGGCATTCGGCTCCCGGGGCGGCGTGCACATCTACCGGGCCCTGGCGCAGGCCCTGGCCGCCCGCCTGCGCAGCGGCCGCTTTGCGGTCCCTCGGGAAAGGTGGCGTCTCTTGTGGCTCCACTTCCGGCCCTTCTACCCCGGCACTCTGATCCCGTTCCTGGAACTGGAACAGGGAGCGGTCATTGCCGCCGAAGAAATGAGCTACCTGTGGTGGGACGAACTTGACCCTTCCCGCCCCTGGGAATCCCTGGCCCGCAAGATGACATCCCACTTCATGTGGGGATCGGTCCAGCGGCGCCTCGAGGTTATGCTCCACCTGGCCCGCGATTACGCGGTGGACGGCATCGTCCACTACTCCCATTGGGGGTGCCGGCAGTCAACCGGAGCGGTGAACCTGCTCCGCCAGGAGAGTATAAGAGCGGGCATCCCATTCCTCAACCTGGACGGCGACTGCATCGACCCCCGCAACGGGCGAGAGGAGCAGGCACGCACCCGCCTGGAGGCTTTCCTGGAAAGCATCCCGGAAAGGAGAGATAGCGTTGCCGCTGGTAGCGGGGATTGA
- a CDS encoding peptidoglycan-binding protein, whose amino-acid sequence MGLRLLAPILAAILLIGGWATDLAAPDAAPRPAGADAGTPLPGPDAEPHKVATRPAFPPPVTRVPVPTPGTDPNRSGCTCLAQDRALRRQEPELAGPDVNEVQEILRELGYLAELTGRYDSATEEAVKRFQHDRGLEVDGIVGPTTWLALLTSVPGRMLIPELLEIPPLDELPAEFIVVDTGLRTLTLYRKGHLFRRYGVAIGKADSPTPLGQWKVVHKARHWGGAFGSRWLGLDIPWGTYGIHGTNRPDLIGAEVSEGCIRMQNWAVEELYELVPEGTPVYIVGPVPVRDAIYRGEAGTDVMEVQRSLAALGLYGGNIDGWFGPATADALRVFQERLGIDEGGRVGPRTLEALGLR is encoded by the coding sequence TTGGGCTTGCGCCTGCTGGCGCCGATCCTGGCAGCAATCTTGCTGATCGGCGGCTGGGCAACGGATCTCGCCGCTCCCGACGCAGCCCCCCGTCCTGCTGGGGCGGATGCGGGTACCCCACTCCCTGGCCCCGATGCAGAGCCCCATAAAGTTGCGACCCGGCCCGCTTTCCCCCCGCCTGTCACCCGGGTACCTGTACCTACCCCGGGCACCGACCCCAACCGGTCAGGATGCACCTGCCTGGCTCAGGATCGTGCCTTGCGGCGCCAGGAGCCGGAACTCGCCGGTCCCGACGTCAACGAAGTTCAGGAAATCCTGCGGGAGCTGGGTTACCTGGCCGAACTCACGGGTAGATACGACTCCGCCACCGAGGAAGCGGTGAAGAGGTTCCAGCACGACCGCGGCCTGGAGGTAGACGGCATCGTGGGCCCCACCACCTGGCTGGCGCTGCTCACCTCTGTGCCGGGCAGAATGCTCATCCCCGAACTGCTAGAGATACCGCCCCTCGACGAACTGCCGGCGGAATTCATCGTAGTGGACACGGGACTGCGCACCCTGACCCTGTACCGGAAAGGCCACCTTTTCCGGCGCTACGGGGTCGCCATCGGAAAGGCCGATTCCCCCACCCCCCTGGGCCAGTGGAAGGTGGTGCACAAGGCGAGGCACTGGGGAGGGGCATTTGGTAGCCGCTGGTTGGGCCTGGACATCCCGTGGGGGACCTACGGCATCCATGGTACCAACCGGCCCGACCTGATTGGCGCCGAGGTATCGGAGGGCTGCATAAGGATGCAGAACTGGGCGGTGGAAGAACTCTACGAACTGGTGCCCGAAGGCACCCCGGTGTACATAGTCGGACCCGTGCCCGTGCGCGATGCCATATACCGGGGCGAGGCCGGCACCGACGTGATGGAAGTGCAGAGGTCCCTGGCCGCCCTGGGGCTATACGGCGGCAACATCGACGGCTGGTTCGGCCCCGCCACTGCCGACGCGCTGCGCGTGTTCCAGGAGCGCCTGGGCATAGACGAAGGGGGACGGGTGGGACCCCGCACCCTGGAGGCCCTGGGCCTCCGCTAG
- a CDS encoding acyl-CoA dehydratase activase produces the protein MPLVAGIDVGSLTTKAVILDGDRVAAWSLRPTGAFSQQSARAALEEALTSCGGTFSDLAAIVATGYGRISVPFPARRVTEITCHARGAWAEFPGTRTVIDVGGQDSKVIRVDGQGRVTDFAMNDKCAAGTGRFLEVMARALEIDLEEMARLSLAARNRATVSSTCTVFAESEVISLIAQGRPRDEIVRGLHEAICDRLQGLVARVGAEPEITMTGGVALNRGLLAVLQERLGHRINVPRHPQLQGAYGAALIAAEQAP, from the coding sequence TTGCCGCTGGTAGCGGGGATTGACGTGGGTTCCCTCACCACCAAGGCTGTCATCCTGGACGGAGACCGGGTGGCCGCCTGGTCCCTCCGCCCCACCGGTGCTTTCAGCCAGCAGAGCGCCCGGGCAGCCCTGGAGGAGGCCCTGACCTCCTGCGGTGGGACATTCTCCGACCTGGCCGCCATCGTGGCCACCGGTTACGGCCGCATCAGCGTCCCCTTCCCCGCCCGCCGGGTTACGGAGATCACCTGCCACGCCCGCGGAGCCTGGGCGGAGTTCCCCGGCACCCGCACGGTAATAGACGTGGGCGGACAGGATAGCAAGGTGATCCGGGTGGACGGCCAAGGGCGGGTAACCGACTTCGCCATGAACGACAAGTGCGCCGCCGGCACCGGCCGCTTCCTGGAGGTGATGGCGCGCGCTCTGGAAATCGACCTGGAGGAAATGGCACGCCTGTCGCTGGCAGCCCGCAACCGGGCCACGGTGTCGTCGACGTGCACCGTTTTCGCCGAGTCCGAAGTGATATCGCTGATCGCCCAGGGCCGCCCCCGGGACGAGATCGTGCGGGGACTGCACGAGGCCATATGCGATCGCCTGCAGGGGCTGGTGGCCCGCGTGGGGGCAGAACCGGAGATAACCATGACGGGCGGCGTAGCGCTCAACCGGGGCCTGCTGGCCGTCCTGCAGGAACGCCTGGGGCACCGGATCAACGTGCCCCGCCATCCCCAGCTGCAGGGGGCATACGGAGCCGCCCTCATCGCCGCCGAGCAGGCCCCCTGA
- a CDS encoding SPFH domain-containing protein, with the protein MPGALGAIVLLVVLALFVVAVALSSIRIVQQSTVGIIERLGRFHAVAQRGVNFLIPFIDRMRAVIDLREQVADYPPQPVITRDNVTMQIDTVVYFQVTDPVKYTYEIANPRVAIEYLTATTLRNIIGEMDLDQTLTSRDIINAKLRTILDEATDKWGIKVTRVELKNITPPKDIQDAMERQMRAERERREVVTKAEGEKTAAILRAEGVREAAIRQAEGEKQARILQAEGEAQAILTVQQARAEGLRLVLTAMRESEPNPAVVALRSLEAMEKMAEDPAAKIIIPAEAAALLGALAGGRELIVDAARRATGGDRS; encoded by the coding sequence ATGCCGGGAGCCCTGGGAGCGATCGTCCTGCTGGTGGTGCTGGCCCTGTTCGTGGTGGCGGTCGCGCTCTCGTCCATCCGTATCGTCCAGCAGAGCACGGTGGGCATCATCGAGCGGCTGGGGCGTTTTCACGCCGTCGCTCAGCGAGGAGTTAACTTCCTGATCCCGTTCATCGACCGCATGCGGGCGGTGATCGACCTGCGGGAGCAGGTGGCAGATTACCCCCCGCAGCCCGTAATCACCCGCGACAACGTAACCATGCAGATCGATACCGTCGTGTACTTCCAGGTTACCGACCCGGTCAAGTACACCTACGAGATCGCCAACCCGCGCGTGGCCATCGAGTACCTTACCGCCACCACCCTGCGCAACATCATCGGGGAGATGGACCTCGACCAGACCCTCACCTCCCGGGACATCATCAACGCCAAGCTGCGCACCATCCTGGACGAGGCCACCGACAAGTGGGGTATCAAGGTCACCCGCGTCGAACTCAAGAACATCACCCCGCCCAAGGACATCCAGGACGCCATGGAGCGGCAGATGCGGGCCGAACGGGAACGCCGGGAAGTGGTGACCAAGGCCGAGGGCGAGAAGACGGCGGCCATTTTGCGGGCGGAGGGCGTGCGGGAAGCGGCCATCCGCCAGGCCGAGGGCGAGAAGCAAGCGCGCATCCTGCAGGCGGAAGGAGAAGCCCAGGCCATCCTGACCGTGCAGCAGGCGCGGGCGGAGGGATTGCGGCTGGTGCTCACCGCCATGCGGGAATCCGAACCCAATCCGGCGGTGGTGGCCCTGCGCTCCCTGGAAGCCATGGAGAAGATGGCTGAAGACCCCGCGGCCAAGATCATCATCCCGGCGGAGGCGGCTGCCCTGCTGGGTGCCCTGGCCGGAGGCCGCGAACTGATCGTGGATGCCGCCCGGCGGGCCACCGGTGGCGACCGCTCTTGA
- a CDS encoding 2-hydroxyacyl-CoA dehydratase family protein: protein MSAPLPLVYYTCSYVPPEAIWAAGCQPVRLLPSHPAPGECDAFLPRDFCAYVRAAFWDLYRRTPQAAAAVVLTTCCDPMRRLADVLRHHLPHLPAFLVDLPRERGNPGEERLAGELDKLYLGLRALPGACPPSGGLAGASRLFAEMRSLLSRTSQFMSGPAFHRLVRQVFTSDPRDALDFLRSLAAPVPAGGVTTERPVVHTGPRPAVMRGGAAAPGRSGEPGVMVITSHPVDPGVLEVMEQAGARVVAEDSCLGERILAIPPGGGDWGQLARAYLERPPCPRMELPEERLAYLEELARRRGAQGIVFLALKFCDNLGYDFPWISRGSSLPVLFLEAEYRASASGQLLTRVQAFAETLPARAGGRLPG from the coding sequence TTGAGCGCGCCCCTCCCCCTCGTATACTACACCTGCAGTTACGTGCCCCCGGAAGCGATCTGGGCAGCCGGCTGTCAGCCGGTGAGGCTGCTGCCATCCCATCCCGCCCCGGGCGAGTGCGACGCCTTCCTCCCCCGGGATTTCTGCGCTTACGTCAGGGCTGCCTTCTGGGATCTGTACCGTCGCACCCCGCAGGCAGCGGCGGCGGTGGTGCTCACCACCTGCTGCGACCCCATGCGCCGCCTAGCCGACGTCCTCCGTCACCATTTGCCCCACCTGCCCGCCTTCCTGGTCGACCTGCCCAGGGAACGGGGGAACCCGGGAGAGGAGCGGTTGGCCGGGGAACTGGACAAGCTGTACCTGGGGCTGCGTGCCCTTCCAGGGGCCTGCCCTCCGTCGGGGGGGCTGGCGGGAGCCAGCCGCCTGTTCGCAGAAATGCGCAGCCTGCTCAGCCGGACCAGCCAGTTTATGAGCGGCCCGGCATTTCACCGCCTGGTACGCCAGGTGTTCACCTCTGATCCGCGCGATGCCCTCGACTTCCTGCGTTCGCTGGCGGCGCCCGTCCCCGCCGGCGGTGTCACCACCGAAAGGCCAGTGGTGCACACGGGACCCCGCCCGGCGGTGATGAGGGGTGGTGCCGCGGCCCCGGGGAGGAGCGGCGAGCCGGGAGTTATGGTAATCACCTCCCACCCCGTGGACCCCGGAGTACTGGAAGTCATGGAGCAGGCGGGAGCCCGGGTGGTAGCCGAGGATTCCTGCCTGGGCGAGCGCATCCTCGCCATCCCTCCCGGGGGTGGCGACTGGGGGCAACTGGCCCGTGCTTACCTGGAACGGCCCCCCTGCCCCCGCATGGAGCTTCCCGAAGAAAGGCTGGCCTACCTGGAGGAGCTGGCCCGCCGGCGGGGGGCTCAGGGGATCGTCTTCCTGGCCTTGAAGTTCTGCGACAACCTGGGTTACGATTTCCCCTGGATATCGAGGGGATCATCCTTACCGGTCCTCTTTCTGGAGGCGGAGTACCGCGCCTCCGCCTCGGGACAACTGCTGACCAGGGTGCAGGCCTTCGCGGAGACTCTCCCCGCCCGTGCAGGCGGAAGGCTACCGGGGTGA
- a CDS encoding NfeD family protein — protein MTLQPWQWWLVGAVVLAVVEMVTAGFFVIWFAIGCLAAMVASWLGAGVIGQGLSFVVVSGLLVVMTRPVVQRLVFRRGGEARTAVDALPGRVGTVTAPVAPLSPGLVRVGGEVWTAVPAGEAEIPAGTRVRVTRVEGVKLVVEPVAGPDAGPGADKPPRGE, from the coding sequence TTGACCCTGCAACCGTGGCAGTGGTGGCTGGTGGGAGCTGTCGTCCTGGCCGTGGTGGAGATGGTGACGGCCGGGTTCTTCGTCATCTGGTTCGCCATCGGCTGCCTGGCGGCCATGGTGGCGAGCTGGTTGGGAGCAGGGGTCATCGGGCAGGGTCTCAGCTTCGTGGTGGTCTCCGGGCTGCTGGTGGTCATGACGCGGCCGGTGGTCCAGCGACTGGTCTTCAGGCGGGGAGGCGAGGCGCGCACGGCGGTGGATGCCCTGCCCGGCCGGGTGGGCACGGTGACGGCACCGGTGGCGCCCCTCTCGCCCGGCCTGGTCCGCGTGGGCGGGGAGGTCTGGACTGCCGTGCCGGCGGGGGAGGCGGAAATCCCCGCGGGCACCAGGGTGCGGGTGACCCGCGTGGAGGGCGTTAAGTTGGTGGTAGAACCGGTGGCCGGGCCGGACGCCGGGCCGGGTGCCGACAAGCCGCCGAGGGGGGAGTGA
- the sucD gene encoding succinate--CoA ligase subunit alpha yields the protein MAILVDEKTRVLVQGITGNQGAFHTRQMLDYGTRVVAGTSPGKGGQEVHGVPVYDTVEEAVARHGPTASVIFVPAPFAKDAAFEAVDAGIKLLVIITEHIPVHDAMEIMALAAARGVTVVGPNTFGVISPGKTKLGIMPGNIYTPGPVGIAARSGTLSYEVAAALTATGLGQSTVVGMGGDRVVGLCFVDLLKQFSQDPDTRAVVLVGEIGGTAEEEAAEYIKTMQKPVVAYLAGKSAPPGKRMGHAGAIIERGRGTFEGKVAALQAGGARVASLPWEVPRLVMEALGAT from the coding sequence ATGGCTATCTTGGTGGACGAAAAGACCAGGGTGCTGGTGCAGGGCATCACGGGGAACCAGGGGGCGTTCCATACCCGGCAGATGCTGGACTACGGTACCCGCGTGGTGGCGGGAACCTCCCCCGGCAAAGGTGGACAGGAAGTGCACGGGGTGCCGGTTTACGACACGGTGGAGGAGGCGGTGGCCCGCCACGGCCCCACCGCCTCCGTTATCTTCGTGCCGGCCCCCTTTGCCAAAGATGCCGCCTTCGAGGCCGTGGACGCCGGGATCAAGCTGCTGGTGATCATCACCGAACACATTCCCGTACACGACGCCATGGAGATCATGGCCCTGGCTGCCGCCCGCGGGGTCACCGTGGTGGGGCCCAACACCTTCGGCGTCATCTCTCCCGGCAAGACCAAGCTGGGGATCATGCCGGGCAACATCTACACCCCCGGGCCGGTGGGGATAGCTGCGCGTAGCGGCACCCTGTCGTACGAGGTGGCGGCTGCCCTCACCGCCACCGGCCTCGGCCAGTCCACGGTGGTGGGGATGGGCGGGGACCGGGTGGTGGGGCTTTGCTTCGTGGACCTGCTCAAGCAGTTCTCCCAGGATCCTGATACCAGGGCGGTGGTCCTGGTGGGGGAGATCGGGGGGACCGCCGAGGAAGAGGCGGCGGAGTACATCAAGACCATGCAGAAGCCGGTGGTGGCCTACCTGGCGGGCAAGTCTGCTCCCCCCGGCAAGCGCATGGGCCATGCCGGTGCCATCATCGAACGGGGCAGGGGCACATTCGAGGGCAAGGTGGCGGCCCTGCAGGCGGGGGGCGCACGGGTGGCCTCCCTCCCCTGGGAAGTACCGCGACTGGTCATGGAGGCACTGGGGGCAACATAA